In Paenibacillus guangzhouensis, a single window of DNA contains:
- a CDS encoding phosphotransferase enzyme family protein gives MIPEISALYTDQILHEAARRYGARPEEVRSLGGFESFVYEFTKNGVDYVLKITHTIRRSVNYIRGEIEWVNFLDDQGIKGSRVVPSEQGLLIEEIEAEEGAFLAIAYVKARGSAITAEVWDEPLFEQWGAMLGRMHRHTKAYEVSSPLIKRQAWDEEEQLRADKYLPADDPVIAIVEERLNHLRSLPVTRDTYGLLHTDLHQKNFFLENGDIYPFDFDDCGYTYFVNDIGITLYYAMRYAPRKYDDVTTYARRFFRTFMKGYLRENTITALEIAYIQDFIKLRHLLLYIVFNQVGILSRETEEQQQKLLQHQREVISEEPLVPLDFVAEFRSMQV, from the coding sequence ATGATTCCTGAGATTAGTGCATTATATACAGATCAGATATTACATGAAGCAGCCCGCCGATATGGTGCGAGACCGGAAGAGGTTCGGTCGCTTGGCGGGTTCGAGAGTTTTGTCTACGAATTTACGAAGAACGGCGTGGACTATGTTCTCAAAATCACACATACGATACGTCGGAGCGTGAACTACATTCGCGGGGAGATCGAATGGGTGAACTTTTTGGACGATCAAGGAATCAAAGGCAGCCGCGTCGTTCCATCCGAGCAAGGCCTTCTCATTGAAGAGATTGAAGCAGAGGAAGGCGCCTTTCTCGCGATTGCCTACGTCAAGGCACGCGGATCCGCCATCACGGCAGAGGTGTGGGATGAGCCGTTATTCGAGCAATGGGGCGCGATGCTCGGTCGAATGCACCGGCATACGAAGGCGTATGAAGTCAGTTCTCCGTTGATTAAGCGTCAGGCGTGGGATGAGGAGGAACAACTGCGCGCAGACAAATATTTGCCGGCAGACGATCCGGTCATTGCCATTGTAGAAGAACGGCTGAATCATCTGCGTTCGCTACCCGTCACGCGAGATACGTACGGACTGCTGCATACCGATTTGCACCAGAAAAATTTCTTCCTCGAGAATGGCGACATATATCCTTTTGATTTTGACGATTGCGGTTATACGTATTTCGTCAATGATATCGGTATTACATTGTATTATGCGATGCGATATGCGCCTAGGAAGTATGATGACGTAACCACATATGCACGCAGGTTTTTCCGTACTTTTATGAAGGGATATCTCCGAGAAAATACAATCACGGCCCTGGAGATCGCGTACATTCAAGATTTTATCAAGCTGCGCCATCTGCTGCTGTATATCGTATTCAATCAAGTCGGCATCCTCTCGAGGGAAACGGAGGAACAGCAGCAGAAATTGCTGCAGCATCAACGCGAAGTTATCTCCGAGGAGCCGCTGGTACCGCTTGATTTCGTTGCGGAGTTCCGTTCTATGCAGGTGTAA
- a CDS encoding DinB family protein encodes MEHYVFNQLRFVRQTLLTVVDGVTEETAHRVPDGFRNTIHWNLGHIYVVFERFAFQFIGLPMQLPEGFKEQFENGTSPLTRPESVSVPSLEELKSLLAQQNDRVQAALEHRLQEPIDPPYTTSAGMLLGSPEQFLTFNLYHEGMHLNAIKQYKAILSRV; translated from the coding sequence ATGGAGCATTACGTATTCAATCAATTGCGTTTCGTCCGTCAGACGTTGTTAACAGTTGTGGATGGGGTTACCGAAGAAACGGCTCACCGTGTTCCAGACGGATTCCGGAATACGATCCATTGGAATCTAGGACATATTTATGTCGTATTCGAACGGTTTGCATTCCAATTCATTGGACTGCCGATGCAGCTTCCAGAAGGATTCAAAGAGCAGTTCGAGAATGGCACGTCCCCACTCACTCGGCCGGAATCGGTAAGTGTCCCGAGTCTTGAGGAATTGAAGAGCCTATTGGCACAGCAGAACGATCGGGTGCAAGCAGCACTAGAGCATCGTCTGCAGGAGCCGATCGATCCGCCCTATACAACGTCGGCAGGGATGTTGCTCGGATCGCCAGAGCAATTTCTAACTTTTAATCTATATCATGAAGGCATGCATCTGAATGCGATCAAACAATACAAGGCTATATTATCTCGGGTCTAG
- a CDS encoding histidine phosphatase family protein — protein MRTNIYLVRHAESPFRYGEERERGISEAGAQAAKRVADLLRMEGIDVVVTSPYARALLTVQPLAEQLKLPIHSYEGLHERFVEGDHQVSWEAKKQAVKKSFEDPDYAMDGGESTREAQQRVIPILMDLLDTYHGKRIVIGTHGNIMTVMMNYYDQSYGYDFWEQTTMPDIYRMTFEGNQLLQIVRLWN, from the coding sequence ATGCGAACAAATATTTACTTGGTGAGGCACGCGGAATCGCCTTTTCGATACGGTGAAGAGCGAGAACGAGGGATTTCCGAAGCAGGGGCTCAGGCAGCAAAGCGGGTGGCAGACCTCCTACGGATGGAAGGCATTGACGTCGTGGTCACCAGTCCTTACGCAAGGGCGCTTCTCACGGTTCAGCCGTTGGCAGAACAGCTCAAGCTGCCGATTCACTCATATGAAGGCTTGCATGAACGTTTCGTCGAAGGGGATCATCAGGTGTCTTGGGAAGCGAAAAAACAGGCGGTCAAGAAGTCTTTCGAGGATCCGGACTATGCGATGGATGGCGGGGAGTCGACGAGGGAGGCGCAGCAGCGAGTTATTCCGATCCTAATGGATCTCCTCGATACATACCACGGCAAACGGATCGTGATCGGTACGCATGGCAATATCATGACGGTCATGATGAATTATTATGATCAGAGCTATGGGTATGATTTCTGGGAACAGACGACGATGCCGGATATATATCGGATGACTTTCGAAGGAAATCAGCTTCTGCAAATCGTACGATTATGGAATTGA
- a CDS encoding amino acid ABC transporter ATP-binding protein, with the protein MGMIEVSELKKSYGMVEVLKKISFDVNSNEVIAVIGPSGSGKSTMLRSLIHLEEVQGGSIRIGGKPLVQQGAYVKAQEIRDITSRMGMVFQHFNLFPHMTVTQNLELAPLQVKRESTADVRRRSTALLAKVGLSDRANAYPSQLSGGQKQRVAIARALMMNPDILLFDEPTSALDPELTGEVLQVMKQLAEERMTMIVVTHEMGFAREVADRVLFMDGGDIIEQGTPEQLFTNPQSERTRTFLSSSYT; encoded by the coding sequence ATGGGAATGATCGAAGTATCCGAGTTGAAGAAATCCTATGGTATGGTTGAAGTGTTAAAGAAAATCTCTTTTGACGTGAACTCAAATGAAGTGATTGCTGTCATTGGGCCTTCAGGATCAGGCAAGAGTACGATGCTGCGCAGCCTTATCCATCTCGAAGAAGTGCAAGGCGGAAGCATACGAATCGGAGGCAAGCCGCTTGTCCAGCAAGGAGCGTATGTGAAGGCGCAAGAAATCCGCGACATCACTTCCCGGATGGGGATGGTGTTTCAGCATTTTAACCTGTTCCCGCATATGACGGTAACGCAGAATCTCGAGCTTGCTCCGCTACAGGTTAAGCGCGAGTCGACAGCAGACGTGCGCCGCAGAAGCACGGCGCTCCTCGCCAAGGTCGGTCTCTCGGACCGCGCGAACGCCTACCCGTCACAGCTCTCCGGCGGGCAGAAGCAGCGTGTCGCAATCGCCCGAGCACTGATGATGAACCCGGACATTCTGCTCTTCGACGAGCCGACCTCCGCCTTGGACCCGGAATTGACAGGCGAGGTGCTGCAAGTCATGAAGCAGCTTGCAGAAGAGCGAATGACGATGATCGTCGTCACGCATGAAATGGGCTTCGCACGAGAAGTTGCGGATCGCGTCTTGTTCATGGACGGCGGGGACATCATCGAACAAGGCACACCAGAGCAGTTGTTCACGAACCCGCAATCCGAACGCACACGTACATTCTTGAGCAGCAGTTATACGTAA
- a CDS encoding amino acid ABC transporter permease has protein sequence MTSDYFIKIIKPLLEGAQMTVLLFFIAIIVSIPLGFLLTLAVNSRVKLLSRLAGIYIYLMRGTPLLLQLLVICFGLPMIPGIGQYLVLDRFVAACLGFILNYAAYYAEIFRGGLLAIDKGQYEAAQVLGMNRRQTLIRIILPQMFRIALPAVSNESITLVKDTALLYAVAVPELLHFAQTAVNRDFTLMPYIYAGIIYLLMTLLLTLFFKWLERRLKFD, from the coding sequence ATGACATCTGATTATTTCATCAAAATTATCAAACCGCTGCTGGAAGGCGCGCAGATGACGGTATTATTATTTTTCATCGCCATTATCGTCTCGATCCCGCTAGGTTTCTTACTGACATTGGCCGTAAATAGCCGCGTAAAGCTGCTCTCGCGTCTAGCTGGCATCTATATCTACCTCATGCGCGGTACGCCGCTGCTCTTGCAATTATTAGTCATCTGCTTCGGACTCCCGATGATTCCAGGCATAGGCCAATATTTGGTACTGGATCGATTCGTCGCCGCTTGCCTTGGCTTCATTCTGAACTATGCGGCTTATTATGCGGAGATCTTCCGCGGCGGCTTGCTCGCGATTGACAAAGGGCAGTATGAAGCTGCGCAAGTACTCGGTATGAACCGTAGACAGACGCTGATTCGGATTATTCTTCCGCAAATGTTCCGAATCGCGCTGCCCGCCGTATCGAACGAATCGATTACGCTCGTGAAGGATACCGCGCTGCTCTATGCGGTTGCTGTGCCGGAGCTGCTGCATTTTGCACAGACGGCGGTGAATCGCGATTTCACCTTAATGCCTTACATCTACGCAGGGATTATTTATTTATTGATGACGCTCTTACTGACCCTCTTCTTCAAATGGCTGGAGCGCCGATTGAAATTTGATTAA
- a CDS encoding amino acid ABC transporter substrate-binding protein, protein MKRTAIIGLVFVTLFAILTGCSGASDQDTIVIGIDDKFAPLGFRDENNELVGFDIDYATAAVEKMGKKVKFQPIDWQTKESELSSGRIDLIWNGYTITDERKEKVLFTKPYLKNAQVVVTLANSPITKLADLDGKVVGLQTLSSAADALAANPIHERVKTVTEFADNVLALSDLKSGRVDAVVIDEVVMKYYMAKEKDSFKLLDESLAPEEYGVGVKKGNDELLKQLQGALDQLNQDGTAAKISNKWFGEDKVLK, encoded by the coding sequence ATGAAACGTACCGCAATCATTGGACTCGTATTCGTTACATTATTCGCTATTCTGACTGGCTGTTCCGGCGCTTCGGACCAAGATACGATCGTCATCGGCATCGATGATAAGTTCGCTCCGCTTGGCTTCCGAGATGAGAACAACGAGCTCGTCGGCTTTGATATTGATTATGCGACAGCCGCTGTAGAAAAGATGGGCAAGAAGGTCAAATTCCAACCGATCGACTGGCAGACGAAAGAATCGGAATTGAGCAGCGGTCGAATCGACTTGATCTGGAACGGCTATACCATTACCGATGAACGTAAAGAAAAAGTGCTCTTCACCAAGCCATACCTCAAAAATGCACAGGTCGTCGTGACGCTAGCCAATTCTCCGATTACGAAGCTTGCTGATCTCGACGGCAAAGTGGTTGGACTTCAGACGCTCTCATCTGCGGCGGATGCGCTGGCTGCGAACCCGATTCATGAGCGTGTTAAGACCGTTACGGAATTTGCAGACAACGTACTCGCCTTAAGTGACCTGAAGTCCGGACGCGTCGATGCGGTCGTCATCGATGAGGTCGTCATGAAATACTACATGGCGAAGGAAAAAGACAGCTTCAAGCTGCTAGATGAATCACTTGCACCTGAAGAATATGGGGTTGGCGTGAAAAAAGGCAATGATGAGCTGCTTAAACAGCTGCAGGGTGCGCTTGATCAACTAAATCAAGACGGTACGGCTGCGAAAATCTCGAACAAATGGTTCGGCGAGGATAAAGTCCTCAAGTAG
- a CDS encoding AI-2E family transporter yields MVNFFRSNGFKRVIILIGIALALYLMQSMINLILITFIFTFLMNQLSTITTKGIRRIVPINEKAVIVTLYLLLVAGIVAVIYKYLPIVTQQITQLIDIITGFNLDPNDNEIARYLAPTFEKIELDKYLGQGFDLILKNITNIGKISMQVFMAMILSLFILLEKKRIAEFTSKFKDSKIGPFYDELAYFCKKFVRSFGKVIEAQFVIAVVNCVLSVIALWIMGFPQLIALGIMIFLLGLIPVAGVVISLIPLSIIAYSIGGLMYIIYILIIIAILHAIEAYFLNPKLMSAKTDLPIFYTFIVLIFSEHFLGVWGLIIGIPIFMFLLDILEVTSSPEDELYKQASAQKKQDKRIE; encoded by the coding sequence ATGGTTAATTTCTTTCGAAGCAATGGGTTTAAGCGGGTTATTATTCTAATCGGGATCGCTCTTGCACTTTATTTGATGCAGAGTATGATCAATCTTATTCTGATCACGTTCATCTTTACCTTCTTGATGAATCAACTCTCCACGATTACGACAAAAGGGATCAGGCGTATCGTTCCCATCAATGAGAAAGCCGTGATTGTCACGCTTTACCTCCTCTTAGTCGCCGGGATCGTGGCCGTCATCTACAAGTATTTGCCGATCGTCACCCAACAGATTACGCAGTTGATTGATATCATTACCGGGTTCAATCTCGATCCGAATGATAATGAGATCGCGAGGTATTTGGCTCCAACGTTTGAGAAGATTGAACTTGATAAGTATCTGGGGCAAGGTTTTGATCTCATTCTCAAAAATATTACGAACATCGGTAAGATTAGCATGCAGGTGTTCATGGCTATGATCTTGAGTTTGTTCATTCTCCTCGAGAAGAAGCGTATTGCGGAATTTACATCGAAATTCAAAGACAGTAAGATCGGTCCATTCTACGATGAGCTGGCGTACTTCTGCAAGAAATTCGTTCGCTCTTTCGGTAAAGTAATCGAAGCGCAATTCGTGATTGCCGTCGTGAACTGCGTATTGTCTGTCATTGCCTTGTGGATCATGGGCTTCCCGCAATTGATTGCACTCGGTATTATGATCTTCCTGCTCGGATTGATTCCTGTCGCAGGGGTCGTCATTTCATTGATTCCGCTCTCTATTATTGCTTACAGTATCGGCGGATTAATGTATATTATCTATATTCTGATCATCATTGCGATCCTACATGCGATCGAAGCGTATTTCTTAAATCCGAAGCTGATGTCAGCGAAGACGGATCTTCCGATTTTCTACACGTTCATCGTATTGATCTTCTCGGAACATTTCCTTGGCGTATGGGGATTGATTATCGGGATTCCGATCTTCATGTTCCTTCTCGATATCCTAGAAGTCACCTCTTCACCAGAGGATGAGCTGTATAAGCAAGCTTCTGCACAAAAGAAACAAGATAAACGAATCGAATAA
- a CDS encoding SulP family inorganic anion transporter produces MKWSGRFEGYNWLALRRDLIAGLIVGVVAIPLAMSFAIASGVKPQYGIYTTIVAGFLISLFGGSKFQIGGPTGAFVPILLGIVLQFGFEKLLLAGIMAGVILVLMGIFRLGVLVQFIPRPVTIGFTSGIAVIIFSGQIANFMGLREMKSHEYFWLNMKEIAVHLPTWNMYSILTAVFCLAILLWLPRRFPNIPASLIGLLCSSIAASWLFNGKVATIGSTYGAIPSTLPTLTLPHVTLDTIIQLLPAAFVIAMLGGIESLLSAVVADGMTGSRHHSNRELIGQGIANIVAPLFGGIPATGAIARTATNIKNGAASPVSGMVHGVVVLLVLVLLAPLASSIPLASMAPILMVVAWNMSERKEFLHILRTKSSDSIILVVTFLLTVFTNLTTAVEVGLVLAVLIFMKRMRDMLTVTKVLPDPSMKNQKVKPYMVKAGHDCPQISIYSIEGPLFFGAADPFERSILDTMHLHPRIVLLRMGRVPFIDATGEAILSKIVRHCHNSGVIVLISGLRHQPRMYLSKTGLDEQIGAEHFFDHTGEAIAFGLSQLNYNKCLGCEHFAFRECAKLALPSHSQHVMEKAQCD; encoded by the coding sequence ATGAAATGGTCAGGTAGATTTGAAGGATACAATTGGCTCGCGTTACGCCGGGATCTCATTGCAGGTCTGATCGTCGGTGTCGTCGCCATTCCGCTTGCGATGTCGTTCGCGATCGCTTCCGGCGTGAAACCTCAATATGGCATTTATACAACGATCGTGGCGGGTTTCCTGATCTCATTGTTCGGCGGGTCCAAATTCCAGATCGGCGGACCTACCGGCGCCTTCGTTCCGATTCTATTAGGTATCGTATTACAATTTGGATTCGAAAAGCTGCTCCTCGCCGGGATCATGGCAGGGGTTATTCTCGTATTGATGGGGATCTTCAGGCTAGGGGTTCTCGTCCAATTCATTCCAAGGCCAGTAACGATCGGGTTTACCTCCGGAATCGCCGTCATCATCTTTTCCGGCCAAATCGCGAACTTCATGGGACTGCGGGAAATGAAAAGCCATGAATACTTCTGGCTGAATATGAAGGAAATCGCGGTCCATCTCCCAACTTGGAATATGTATAGTATCCTGACGGCCGTCTTCTGTCTGGCCATCTTACTCTGGCTTCCTAGACGTTTCCCGAACATCCCAGCTTCTCTCATCGGACTCCTCTGTTCGAGTATTGCTGCGTCATGGCTGTTCAATGGAAAGGTAGCGACAATCGGCTCAACCTACGGTGCAATTCCGAGCACGCTGCCTACGCTCACCTTACCGCATGTTACACTGGATACGATCATTCAGCTTCTTCCAGCTGCATTCGTAATCGCAATGCTAGGAGGCATTGAATCGCTGTTGTCTGCCGTCGTCGCCGATGGCATGACCGGAAGCAGGCATCATAGCAACCGAGAGCTGATCGGGCAAGGAATCGCCAACATCGTGGCACCACTCTTCGGAGGAATTCCTGCAACCGGTGCGATTGCCCGCACAGCGACGAACATTAAGAACGGCGCTGCCTCCCCTGTCTCAGGCATGGTTCACGGGGTTGTTGTTCTACTGGTCTTAGTCCTGCTTGCACCGCTGGCTTCTTCGATTCCGCTCGCCAGTATGGCGCCGATTCTCATGGTTGTAGCATGGAATATGAGTGAGCGAAAGGAATTTCTCCATATCCTACGAACGAAATCGAGTGATTCGATCATCCTGGTCGTTACGTTTCTTCTAACGGTGTTCACGAACCTGACAACAGCGGTAGAAGTCGGTTTGGTCCTCGCCGTCCTCATTTTCATGAAACGAATGCGGGATATGCTTACGGTTACGAAAGTGCTACCCGATCCCTCGATGAAGAATCAGAAAGTCAAGCCGTATATGGTTAAAGCGGGGCATGATTGTCCCCAAATCAGCATCTATTCGATCGAAGGTCCGCTATTTTTCGGTGCGGCCGATCCGTTCGAACGATCCATTCTCGATACGATGCACTTGCATCCGAGAATCGTGCTGCTCCGTATGGGCCGCGTCCCTTTCATCGATGCAACCGGTGAGGCCATCCTGTCCAAGATCGTCAGGCACTGCCACAATTCCGGCGTGATCGTGCTGATCTCAGGCCTGCGGCATCAGCCACGCATGTATCTAAGTAAAACTGGACTCGACGAGCAGATCGGTGCAGAGCACTTCTTCGACCATACCGGAGAAGCGATTGCCTTCGGATTAAGCCAGCTGAATTACAACAAGTGCCTAGGATGTGAGCATTTCGCATTCCGAGAATGCGCTAAGTTAGCACTCCCTTCTCATTCGCAGCATGTGATGGAGAAAGCGCAGTGTGACTAG
- a CDS encoding ArsR/SmtB family transcription factor, with amino-acid sequence MNLDIQQFKADFFKALAHPMRIRILEVLSDGERTVNELQTILGSDGSAVSQQLAVLRNKNVVSGTKEGTSVIYSLRDPLIKDLLGVAKQIFDNHLVDAISLLENIRNE; translated from the coding sequence ATGAATCTTGACATTCAGCAATTCAAAGCCGATTTCTTCAAAGCGCTGGCGCATCCCATGCGCATTCGTATCCTAGAGGTATTGTCCGATGGAGAGCGCACCGTCAATGAACTGCAGACGATATTAGGAAGTGACGGTTCGGCCGTATCCCAGCAATTGGCCGTGCTTCGCAACAAGAATGTCGTTAGCGGAACCAAAGAGGGAACTTCCGTCATCTATTCGCTTCGTGATCCGCTCATCAAAGACCTGCTTGGCGTTGCCAAACAGATCTTCGATAATCATCTGGTGGATGCGATCTCGCTGCTGGAGAACATACGGAACGAATAA
- a CDS encoding DUF1273 domain-containing protein, whose translation MKNLLVTGYRAHELQIFNQKHALIKYIQKAIENRLRPLLDEGLEWMITPGQYGVDLWAVEVGIALKAEYPNFRISIMTAYANPDEKWKEDKQEYYQKLLRGVDYFASVSKEPYSGGWQLRARDDLLFRKTDGILMFYDEEVAEGSPKFYKERAVKKQMNEDYRIIGISSEEIQNIAEEENLRYID comes from the coding sequence ATGAAAAATCTGCTAGTCACAGGGTACCGCGCGCATGAGCTGCAAATTTTTAACCAAAAGCATGCCTTGATCAAGTATATTCAGAAAGCGATCGAGAATCGGCTGAGACCGTTGCTCGACGAAGGGCTGGAATGGATGATTACGCCAGGGCAATACGGGGTGGACCTGTGGGCCGTCGAAGTCGGCATCGCGCTCAAGGCGGAATATCCGAATTTCAGAATATCGATTATGACGGCTTACGCGAATCCGGATGAGAAGTGGAAAGAGGACAAGCAGGAGTATTACCAGAAGCTGCTGCGAGGCGTAGATTACTTCGCATCGGTAAGCAAGGAGCCTTATAGCGGGGGCTGGCAGCTTCGTGCAAGGGACGATCTGCTCTTTCGTAAGACCGACGGCATTCTGATGTTCTACGATGAAGAAGTGGCGGAAGGCAGCCCGAAATTCTATAAGGAGCGCGCAGTAAAGAAGCAGATGAATGAAGATTACCGGATCATCGGCATCTCTTCGGAGGAAATCCAGAATATTGCGGAAGAGGAGAATCTCAGGTACATCGATTGA